One stretch of Lachnospiraceae bacterium oral taxon 096 DNA includes these proteins:
- the gyrA gene encoding DNA gyrase subunit A: MKPNVFDKVHEIDLKKTMEKSYIDYAMSVIAARALPDIRDGLKPVQRRVLFSMIELNNGPDKPHRKCARIVGDTMGKYHPHGDSSIYGSLVNMAQDWSMRYPLVDGHGNFGSIDGDGAAAMRYTEARLSKIAMEMLADINKDTVDFAPNFDETEKEPVVLPSRFPNLLVNGTTGIAVGMATNIPPHNLREVIGAVEKIIDDKILGVQTSIDDILGVLKGPDFPTGAQILGRSGIESAYRTGRGKIKMRAVTEIENLPNGKPRIIVHELPYLVNKAKLIEKIAELAKEKRVEGITDLRDESDREGMRIVIELKKDANANVVLNQLFRHTQLQDTFGIIMLSLVNNQPRVLNILEMLECYLKHQEEVVTRRTKYDLNKAKERAHILEGLLIALDHIDEIIRLIRGSQSVQLAKQELIEKYQLSDAQAQAIVDMRLKALTGLERQRLENEYSELMDKIRSYDEILGDETKLLGLIREEILAIAQKYGDDRRTTFGIDDEIDDEDLIPQEDIVVAMTKFGYIKRMSPDHFKAQNRGGKGIIGMQTIDDDFIEDIFMTSTHNEINFFTNTGRVYKIKGYKIPEAGRTARGTAIVNLLQLQPGEKITAMIPLENSENDKYLFMATKYGMVKKSRISEYDNIRKTGLNAITLNEGDELIEVKATNGCEDILMVSRNGQAIRFAENEVRSVGRTSRGVRGMGLSTDDEVIGVQLVSQGECLLTVSEFGMGKRTYVSEFGNQHRGGMGNRCYKVTEKTGKLIGSKLVDEGREILLITNEGVMIRMEVSGISIIGRNTSGVKLMDVNRDSNIRVASIAKVRDTRDE, encoded by the coding sequence ATGAAACCAAATGTTTTCGATAAAGTTCATGAGATTGACTTAAAGAAAACCATGGAGAAATCTTATATCGATTATGCGATGAGTGTTATTGCAGCGAGAGCGTTGCCAGATATAAGGGATGGACTTAAGCCAGTACAAAGGCGAGTTCTTTTTTCTATGATTGAATTAAACAATGGTCCAGACAAGCCACATCGAAAATGTGCGCGTATTGTCGGTGATACCATGGGTAAGTATCATCCACATGGTGATTCGTCTATTTATGGCTCTCTCGTCAATATGGCACAGGATTGGTCTATGCGCTATCCACTAGTTGATGGTCATGGAAATTTTGGATCGATTGATGGGGATGGTGCAGCAGCTATGCGATATACGGAGGCCAGGCTGTCAAAAATTGCGATGGAAATGCTTGCGGACATCAATAAAGACACGGTAGATTTTGCGCCAAACTTTGATGAGACAGAAAAAGAGCCCGTTGTTTTGCCATCTCGCTTTCCAAATCTTTTGGTAAATGGAACAACGGGTATTGCCGTAGGTATGGCCACCAATATTCCACCACACAATCTTCGCGAGGTTATTGGTGCGGTAGAAAAGATTATTGATGACAAGATTTTGGGTGTACAGACAAGCATTGATGATATTCTTGGTGTCTTAAAGGGACCAGATTTTCCAACAGGAGCACAAATTCTTGGGCGAAGTGGCATTGAGAGTGCTTATCGCACAGGTCGGGGAAAGATAAAGATGCGTGCGGTGACAGAGATTGAGAATTTGCCAAATGGAAAACCAAGAATCATTGTGCACGAATTGCCTTATCTTGTGAATAAGGCAAAGTTGATTGAAAAAATTGCAGAGCTAGCCAAAGAAAAGAGAGTAGAAGGCATTACCGATCTTCGAGATGAGTCAGATCGAGAGGGTATGCGCATTGTGATCGAGCTAAAGAAGGATGCCAATGCCAATGTTGTGTTAAATCAATTATTTCGTCACACACAATTACAGGATACTTTTGGCATTATCATGCTTTCTCTTGTCAACAATCAGCCAAGGGTTTTAAATATTTTGGAAATGCTCGAATGCTATTTAAAGCATCAAGAAGAAGTGGTGACAAGGCGCACAAAGTATGACTTAAATAAGGCAAAGGAGCGTGCCCACATCTTAGAGGGGTTATTAATTGCTCTTGATCATATTGATGAGATTATTCGTTTAATTCGTGGCAGTCAAAGTGTACAGTTGGCTAAACAAGAACTCATTGAAAAATATCAGCTTTCGGATGCTCAGGCTCAAGCCATTGTTGATATGAGATTGAAGGCATTGACTGGACTAGAACGCCAGAGGCTAGAAAATGAATATAGTGAGTTGATGGATAAGATTCGCAGCTATGATGAGATTTTAGGCGATGAAACAAAGCTCTTGGGCTTGATTAGGGAGGAGATTTTAGCCATTGCACAAAAGTATGGGGATGATCGAAGAACGACCTTTGGCATTGATGATGAGATAGATGATGAAGATCTCATTCCACAAGAGGATATTGTAGTGGCTATGACAAAGTTTGGTTATATCAAAAGAATGAGTCCAGATCACTTTAAAGCACAAAATCGTGGTGGAAAAGGCATTATTGGGATGCAAACGATTGATGATGACTTTATCGAAGATATCTTTATGACCTCTACGCACAATGAAATTAATTTTTTCACCAACACAGGACGAGTATATAAAATTAAGGGCTATAAAATTCCTGAGGCGGGACGAACGGCAAGAGGAACAGCAATTGTCAATCTTCTTCAACTTCAGCCAGGGGAAAAGATTACAGCAATGATTCCTTTGGAGAATAGTGAAAACGATAAATATTTATTTATGGCAACAAAATATGGCATGGTCAAAAAGTCAAGGATTTCAGAGTATGACAATATTCGAAAGACAGGTCTCAATGCTATTACACTCAATGAGGGGGATGAATTAATTGAGGTCAAGGCCACAAATGGTTGTGAAGATATTTTGATGGTGTCAAGGAATGGTCAGGCTATCCGATTTGCAGAGAACGAAGTTCGCAGTGTGGGAAGAACTTCTCGAGGTGTTCGGGGCATGGGGTTATCCACAGATGATGAGGTAATTGGTGTACAATTGGTTTCTCAGGGGGAATGTTTGTTGACAGTTTCAGAATTTGGTATGGGTAAGAGAACCTATGTCAGTGAGTTTGGCAACCAGCATCGAGGCGGCATGGGAAATCGCTGTTACAAGGTGACAGAAAAAACAGGAAAATTGATTGGTTCAAAGTTAGTGGACGAGGGAAGAGAGATCTTGCTCATTACAAATGAGGGCGTTATGATCCGAATGGAGGTATCAGGAATTTCTATCATTGGACGAAATACTTCTGGTGTTAAACTAATGGATGTCAATCGGGATTCTAATATACGTGTGGCTAGCATTGCAAAAGTGCGTGATACTAGAGATGAATAG
- a CDS encoding DNA polymerase III subunit beta, giving the protein MILTFNKEQLLTALNTVSKAVPTKTTSTILECILFDATTGEIKLTGNDMELGIETKVEGNIIEPGKIALEAKLICDIIRKLEGGGEPVYIETITQGLTKIRCGKAVFQIQGLDGEEFSYLPYIEKNHFITLSQFTLKEVIRQTLFSAAVNDSNKMMCGELIEVHENIAKFVTLDGHRISIRNILLRENYDDMKVIVPGKTLNEISRIISGDNEKEIRIYFSTNHILFEFDNTIVVSRLIEGQYFKIEHMLSSDYELKINVNKNKFLSTIDSATILIKENDHKPIILDIKDGVVKTTVKSSAGSMDDEIEAIKTGKDLMIAFNPKFLIDALKVIDDEYIDIYMTNSKAPCFIRDSDGNYTYLVLPVNFVV; this is encoded by the coding sequence ATGATTTTAACATTTAACAAAGAGCAACTTTTGACAGCACTCAATACTGTTTCAAAAGCTGTTCCCACAAAAACCACAAGCACAATCTTGGAGTGTATTCTCTTTGATGCCACAACTGGTGAAATCAAACTCACTGGAAATGACATGGAGCTTGGCATTGAAACCAAAGTCGAAGGAAATATTATCGAACCTGGAAAGATTGCACTTGAAGCAAAACTCATTTGTGACATCATTCGAAAACTTGAAGGAGGAGGAGAACCTGTTTATATCGAGACCATCACACAGGGATTGACAAAGATTCGCTGTGGAAAAGCTGTATTTCAAATTCAGGGACTCGATGGGGAAGAATTTTCTTACTTGCCCTACATCGAGAAGAATCACTTTATTACGCTCTCTCAATTTACACTCAAAGAGGTTATTCGCCAAACACTCTTTTCAGCAGCGGTCAACGATAGCAACAAAATGATGTGTGGAGAACTCATTGAAGTTCATGAAAATATTGCAAAGTTTGTCACCTTGGATGGACATCGCATTTCGATTCGAAATATCCTCTTGAGAGAAAATTATGACGACATGAAGGTTATTGTCCCTGGAAAAACACTAAACGAAATTAGCCGTATCATCAGTGGAGACAATGAAAAAGAGATTCGCATTTATTTTTCTACAAACCACATTCTTTTTGAGTTTGACAACACCATTGTGGTCTCTCGATTGATCGAAGGGCAGTATTTCAAAATTGAGCACATGCTCTCTTCAGACTATGAGTTAAAAATTAATGTCAACAAAAATAAATTTTTATCGACCATTGATTCAGCCACAATTTTGATCAAAGAAAACGATCACAAGCCAATTATTTTGGATATCAAAGATGGTGTGGTCAAGACAACGGTCAAATCAAGTGCTGGTTCAATGGATGACGAGATTGAGGCCATAAAGACGGGAAAGGACTTGATGATTGCATTTAATCCTAAATTTTTAATCGATGCCTTAAAAGTGATTGATGACGAATATATTGACATCTACATGACCAATTCAAAGGCACCTTGTTTTATCCGAGATAGTGATGGCAATTACACCTATCTTGTACTTCCAGTAAATTTTGTTGTGTAA
- the recF gene encoding DNA replication/repair protein RecF, producing the protein MIIVSLELKNFRNYEDLSLVLSPGINLFYGDNAQGKTNILEAIYICATARSHRSGKDREMIRFGEEEAHIKLLIQKSESKYRLDMHLKKNKAKGIAVNGIPIKRASELFGIVNVICFSPEDLNLIKSGPAERRRFIDFELCQLNKLYVHALISYNKTLEQRNKLLKEIAFQKELMDTLDVWDRQLIHYGGEVIKYREQFIAQLNEIVDKVHYRISGEREKLVIGYEKNVQEKNFAQAILQSRENDLKYKMTNVGPHRDDLSFQVTDQSEKRIDLKKYGSQGQQRSAALSLKLSEIELVKQVAGDYPILLLDDVLSELDIHRQRYLLNSIKHIQTVITCTGLDDFWHLNLNVDQVFQVIQGKVTPDQKRRKI; encoded by the coding sequence ATGATTATTGTATCGTTGGAGCTTAAAAATTTTAGGAACTACGAAGATCTTTCTCTTGTACTTTCCCCAGGAATTAATTTGTTTTATGGGGACAATGCTCAGGGAAAGACCAATATCCTTGAGGCAATTTATATTTGTGCCACAGCTCGTTCACATCGCAGTGGAAAAGATCGAGAAATGATTCGCTTTGGTGAAGAAGAAGCACACATTAAGCTCTTGATCCAAAAATCAGAGTCAAAATATCGCTTAGATATGCACTTGAAGAAAAATAAAGCAAAGGGGATCGCTGTCAATGGCATTCCCATCAAAAGAGCAAGTGAGCTCTTTGGCATTGTCAATGTCATTTGTTTTTCACCAGAGGATTTAAATTTAATTAAAAGCGGACCAGCAGAACGCAGGCGTTTTATCGATTTTGAACTTTGTCAGCTCAATAAGCTTTATGTTCATGCACTTATCAGCTATAATAAGACCTTGGAACAGCGCAATAAGTTGCTCAAGGAGATTGCCTTTCAGAAGGAGTTGATGGACACACTGGATGTCTGGGACAGGCAACTTATCCACTATGGTGGAGAAGTAATCAAATATCGTGAACAATTTATTGCACAGCTCAATGAAATTGTGGATAAAGTGCATTATCGCATCTCGGGGGAAAGAGAAAAGCTGGTCATTGGCTATGAGAAAAATGTGCAGGAAAAAAATTTTGCACAGGCTATTTTGCAGTCAAGGGAGAATGACTTAAAATACAAGATGACCAATGTCGGTCCGCACCGAGACGATTTGTCCTTTCAAGTGACAGATCAAAGTGAAAAAAGAATTGATTTAAAAAAATACGGTTCACAGGGACAGCAGCGCAGTGCTGCTCTCTCTTTGAAACTTTCTGAAATAGAGCTTGTCAAACAAGTTGCTGGGGATTACCCCATTTTGCTACTAGACGATGTGCTTTCTGAGTTAGATATCCATCGGCAAAGATATCTCTTAAATTCAATAAAGCATATCCAAACAGTGATTACTTGCACAGGTTTAGATGATTTTTGGCATTTGAATCTCAATGTTGATCAAGTATTTCAGGTGATACAAGGAAAAGTGACGCCGGATCAGAAAAGGAGAAAAATATGA
- a CDS encoding aminotransferase class I/II-fold pyridoxal phosphate-dependent enzyme translates to MQREESLAEKLRKYTASGIYPMHMPGHKRNVPICIKDLLCDIYSIDVTEVEGTDNLHQAEGIILQAMQYAAKVYGARDTFFLVNGSSGGILSAMHCCSRKKKKVLMTPGAHISAYHGLELFGLEPIFVDTEYFEDIGITAGLNPEKVMEKIREQKDEFAFVYVTSPTYEGVILQVREIADIAHAHHIPLIVDEAHGAHLHFLKQEQNFSALDCGADLVIQSVHKTLPSLTQTAILHIQGEMISRDEMERSLTFFETSSPSYILMSAIDGAIRYMDEMGKKKLAQLWEWQQEFRAQIGKLNYVFCWNPGQDKTKYIAGIDQTKLVLGAKINGESMFGEQLQEILRRDYAIETEMSGVEYTLAMLTVGDDKEGIDRLLNAMKDIDWRIHKGEIVCWPREEITLSLFVGDRAHHFVYAYPPDIPILRPGEIVSEEKIEIIKRYLRSHCHIVGL, encoded by the coding sequence ATGCAAAGAGAAGAGAGTTTGGCAGAGAAGTTGAGGAAGTACACAGCGTCGGGGATTTACCCGATGCATATGCCAGGGCACAAGAGAAATGTGCCTATTTGCATCAAAGATTTGCTCTGTGATATCTATAGCATAGATGTCACAGAGGTGGAGGGAACAGATAATCTGCATCAAGCTGAGGGAATCATTTTACAGGCCATGCAATATGCTGCCAAAGTTTATGGGGCAAGGGATACCTTTTTTTTAGTTAATGGAAGCAGTGGTGGGATTTTGAGTGCCATGCATTGTTGTAGCAGGAAAAAAAAGAAGGTGCTGATGACACCGGGAGCACATATCAGTGCTTACCATGGCTTAGAGCTATTTGGACTTGAGCCAATTTTTGTTGATACAGAATATTTTGAGGATATAGGAATAACTGCTGGATTAAATCCAGAAAAGGTGATGGAAAAGATAAGAGAGCAGAAAGATGAATTCGCCTTTGTCTATGTCACTTCACCAACCTATGAAGGAGTAATTTTGCAGGTGAGGGAGATTGCAGATATTGCACATGCACATCACATTCCATTGATTGTTGATGAAGCACATGGAGCACATCTGCATTTTTTAAAACAGGAACAAAATTTTTCGGCACTAGATTGTGGAGCAGATCTGGTGATTCAAAGTGTTCACAAGACATTGCCATCTCTGACACAGACTGCAATATTGCATATTCAGGGAGAAATGATTTCTAGAGATGAAATGGAAAGAAGTCTAACTTTTTTTGAAACGAGTTCCCCCTCCTATATTTTGATGTCAGCCATTGATGGGGCTATTCGGTATATGGATGAAATGGGTAAAAAAAAGCTTGCTCAATTGTGGGAGTGGCAACAAGAATTTCGAGCTCAGATAGGCAAATTAAACTATGTATTTTGCTGGAATCCAGGCCAAGACAAAACAAAATATATAGCGGGGATTGACCAGACCAAACTTGTATTGGGGGCAAAAATAAATGGTGAGTCTATGTTTGGCGAGCAATTGCAAGAAATTTTGAGAAGAGATTATGCGATAGAGACGGAGATGAGTGGGGTGGAGTATACCTTGGCTATGCTCACGGTAGGAGATGACAAGGAGGGTATCGATCGTCTTCTGAATGCAATGAAAGATATTGATTGGCGCATACACAAGGGGGAGATTGTGTGCTGGCCGAGAGAAGAGATCACCCTTTCTCTTTTTGTGGGAGACAGGGCACATCATTTTGTCTATGCCTATCCGCCAGATATTCCAATTCTTCGTCCTGGCGAAATTGTGAGTGAAGAAAAGATAGAAATTATCAAGAGATATTTAAGGAGTCATTGCCACATTGTGGGGCTTTGA
- the rpmH gene encoding 50S ribosomal protein L34, which yields MKMTFQPKKRQRSKVHGFRARMSSPGGRKVLAARRAKGRAKLSA from the coding sequence ATGAAGATGACATTTCAGCCAAAGAAAAGACAGCGTTCTAAGGTTCACGGCTTCAGAGCAAGAATGAGTTCTCCAGGTGGTAGAAAAGTTTTAGCTGCCAGAAGAGCTAAGGGAAGAGCTAAATTATCAGCATAA
- the gyrB gene encoding DNA topoisomerase (ATP-hydrolyzing) subunit B: MNYDASQIQILEGLEAVRKRPGMYIGSISSRGLHHLVYEIVDNSVDEALAGFCTQIDVTINVDNSITVVDNGRGIPVDTQKKAGRPALEVVFSTLHAGGKFGGDGYKVSGGLHGVGASVVNALSEWTKAKVYRDGKIYEVLFSRGSIVKEMRITGECAKEKAGTEVTFLPDKEIFEETVYEYDILRTRLRETAFLTKGLRITLTDDREEKRHDEFHYEGGVKEFVQYLNRGKTPLYSDTIYCEGEREDVYVEVSMQHNDAYTENIYSFVNNINTPEGGTHLTGFKNALTKTLNDYARKNKLLKESENNLSGEDIREGLTAIISVKVKNPQFEGQTKQKLGNSEAATAVNSVVSEQLTYFLEQNPMVARQICEKSINAQRARVAARKARDITRRKSALDGMSLPGKLADCSSKIPQECEIFIVEGDSAGGSAKSARKRETQAILPLRGKILNVEKARLDRVYGNAEIKAMITAFGTGIHNDFDISKLRYDKIIIMTDADVDGAHIDTLMLTFIYRFMPELIKKGHVYLAQPPLYKLEKNKKVWYAYSDEQLNQILNEVGRDQSNKIQRYKGLGEMDAEQLWETTMDPESRVLLKVMIDEDSTSELDLTFTTLMGDQVEPRREFIEENAKYVKNLDI, encoded by the coding sequence ATGAATTATGATGCTTCCCAAATTCAGATATTAGAGGGTCTAGAAGCAGTGAGAAAGAGACCAGGTATGTATATTGGATCCATATCTTCGAGAGGATTGCATCACCTTGTCTATGAGATTGTGGATAACTCTGTGGATGAGGCACTCGCCGGATTTTGTACGCAGATTGATGTGACCATCAATGTGGATAACTCCATTACTGTTGTGGACAATGGTCGTGGAATTCCTGTAGATACACAAAAAAAGGCTGGGCGCCCAGCACTAGAAGTTGTCTTTTCAACCCTGCATGCCGGTGGAAAATTTGGTGGTGATGGATATAAGGTGTCGGGCGGATTACATGGAGTGGGTGCTTCAGTGGTCAATGCCCTGTCCGAGTGGACTAAGGCCAAGGTGTACAGAGATGGAAAAATCTATGAGGTTTTGTTTTCTCGTGGCTCTATTGTCAAGGAAATGAGGATTACGGGAGAGTGTGCAAAAGAGAAGGCAGGAACGGAAGTGACTTTTCTGCCAGATAAAGAAATCTTTGAGGAAACAGTGTATGAGTATGATATCCTCAGAACTCGTCTTAGAGAAACCGCATTTTTGACTAAGGGCTTGAGGATTACCTTGACAGATGATCGAGAAGAAAAACGACATGATGAATTTCACTATGAGGGAGGCGTTAAGGAATTTGTTCAATACCTCAATCGTGGAAAGACTCCACTCTATAGCGACACAATTTATTGTGAGGGAGAAAGAGAGGATGTCTATGTCGAAGTCTCTATGCAGCACAATGATGCTTACACAGAAAATATTTATAGCTTTGTCAATAATATCAATACCCCAGAGGGCGGAACACATCTTACAGGATTTAAAAATGCTCTGACAAAGACATTGAATGACTATGCAAGAAAAAATAAATTGCTAAAGGAATCAGAAAATAACCTTTCGGGTGAGGATATCCGAGAGGGATTGACGGCCATTATTTCTGTGAAGGTAAAAAATCCCCAATTTGAGGGACAGACCAAACAAAAGCTTGGAAATTCAGAGGCGGCCACCGCAGTCAACAGTGTTGTCAGTGAACAGTTGACTTATTTTCTCGAGCAAAATCCAATGGTGGCAAGGCAAATTTGTGAAAAATCAATTAATGCACAAAGAGCTAGAGTTGCCGCAAGAAAGGCAAGGGATATCACAAGAAGAAAATCAGCTCTTGATGGAATGTCACTTCCAGGAAAACTGGCTGATTGCTCGAGCAAAATACCTCAAGAGTGTGAGATTTTTATTGTCGAGGGTGATTCGGCTGGTGGTTCTGCAAAGTCAGCAAGAAAAAGAGAGACACAGGCGATTTTGCCACTTCGTGGAAAAATTTTGAATGTGGAAAAGGCAAGACTTGATCGTGTCTATGGGAATGCCGAGATTAAGGCAATGATTACCGCTTTTGGAACGGGAATTCACAATGACTTTGATATTTCTAAACTTCGCTATGATAAAATTATCATTATGACCGATGCGGATGTCGATGGTGCACATATTGATACATTGATGTTGACCTTTATTTATCGATTTATGCCAGAGCTTATCAAAAAGGGACATGTGTACTTGGCACAGCCACCACTATATAAGCTCGAGAAGAATAAAAAAGTTTGGTATGCCTATAGTGACGAACAGCTCAATCAAATTTTAAATGAGGTTGGCCGAGACCAGAGCAATAAAATTCAAAGATATAAAGGTCTTGGTGAGATGGATGCAGAACAGCTCTGGGAGACGACGATGGATCCAGAGAGCAGAGTCTTACTCAAGGTGATGATTGATGAAGATAGCACTTCGGAGCTGGATTTGACTTTCACGACACTGATGGGAGATCAAGTTGAGCCTAGGCGAGAGTTTATCGAAGAAAATGCAAAGTATGTTAAGAATTTAGATATCTAA
- the dnaA gene encoding chromosomal replication initiator protein DnaA, whose protein sequence is MIDIITSKWEDIISFLRDEYDLSDVSYKTWILPIKPHHIETNSEGENILHIIVPEQQFVNYVNRKYSFLLNVAIQEKTGCRCEIVFETEEDAQKSNSSTPTKKLKSTVDAQILNSANLNPKYTFNTFVVGKSNNIAHAASLAVAESPGEIYNPLFLYGGVGLGKTHLMHSIANFILENNPKAKILYVTSETFTNELIESIRNRNDYSSTEFRNKYRNNDVLLIDDIQFIIGKESTQEEFFHTFNALHEAKKQIIISSDKPPKDFETLEERLRSRFEWGLSVDIQPPDYETRMAILRKKEELEGMNIDNEVIKYIATHINSNIRELEGALTKIVAMGRLDNREINLQLAQDVLHDLISPAAPSQITPELILQVVAEHYGLSSDDLIGQKRTKEITYPRQIAMYLCSILTDSPLIQIGKSFGGRDHATIIHGSKKISMDIKSNSELSNTIDIIKKKIYPQ, encoded by the coding sequence ATGATTGACATCATTACATCGAAATGGGAGGACATTATCTCCTTTTTGCGAGACGAATATGACTTGTCTGATGTCTCCTACAAAACTTGGATTTTGCCCATCAAGCCTCACCATATCGAAACCAACAGCGAGGGAGAGAATATCTTACACATCATCGTTCCAGAACAGCAATTTGTCAACTATGTCAACAGAAAATATTCTTTTTTACTCAATGTTGCCATACAAGAAAAGACGGGTTGTCGATGTGAAATCGTCTTTGAGACAGAAGAAGATGCTCAAAAGAGCAACTCATCTACACCTACGAAAAAGCTAAAAAGCACTGTAGATGCCCAAATTCTTAACAGTGCCAATCTCAATCCCAAATATACCTTTAATACATTTGTTGTCGGCAAGAGTAATAACATCGCCCATGCCGCTTCTTTAGCCGTTGCAGAGTCTCCTGGTGAGATTTACAACCCACTCTTTTTATATGGTGGTGTCGGACTTGGAAAGACGCATTTAATGCATTCTATTGCCAATTTTATTCTAGAAAACAATCCAAAGGCAAAGATTTTGTATGTAACAAGTGAAACCTTTACCAATGAACTCATCGAGTCCATTCGCAATCGCAATGACTATTCTTCCACAGAATTTCGGAATAAATACCGAAACAATGATGTGCTTTTAATTGACGACATTCAGTTTATTATTGGCAAGGAAAGTACCCAAGAAGAATTCTTTCACACCTTTAACGCCTTGCACGAAGCAAAAAAACAAATTATCATTTCTTCGGATAAGCCACCAAAGGACTTTGAGACGCTCGAGGAACGCTTAAGATCGCGTTTTGAATGGGGACTTAGTGTAGATATACAACCTCCAGATTATGAGACTAGAATGGCGATTCTGAGAAAGAAGGAAGAGCTTGAGGGGATGAATATTGACAATGAGGTAATCAAATATATTGCCACTCATATCAACAGCAATATTCGAGAACTTGAAGGAGCACTCACAAAGATTGTAGCTATGGGAAGACTAGACAATAGAGAAATCAATCTTCAGCTTGCTCAAGATGTCCTACATGACTTAATTAGCCCTGCTGCTCCATCTCAAATTACACCAGAGCTTATCTTGCAGGTTGTGGCCGAGCACTATGGTTTGAGTTCTGATGATTTAATTGGTCAAAAGCGGACGAAGGAAATCACCTATCCACGCCAAATTGCCATGTATTTGTGTAGCATCTTGACGGATTCTCCACTCATCCAAATTGGAAAATCTTTTGGTGGAAGGGATCACGCCACTATCATTCATGGTTCTAAAAAAATATCCATGGATATCAAGAGCAATAGTGAGTTGAGTAACACCATCGACATCATTAAGAAAAAAATTTATCCACAATGA
- a CDS encoding ECF transporter S component: MGKKVRYEHTKELVLMSVFIAIIVIQAVIPFLGFIPIGAMNASLIQVTVAIGAILLGPKCGAGLGFTFGLVSIWKNTFMPNPTSFCFSPFVSTGGFHGDIRSLVISLIPRIGIGLGAWYVYHFFSKRGKQKIGLLVGGAIASLINTILVMGFIYLFFGRQYAHATNRAMKGMIVFIMGVIGTQGVLEAVVTAVITFGVVTSLLKARNHQ; the protein is encoded by the coding sequence ATGGGTAAAAAAGTGAGGTATGAACATACCAAGGAGTTGGTATTGATGTCGGTATTTATTGCAATTATTGTAATACAGGCTGTGATTCCATTTTTGGGATTTATTCCTATTGGAGCGATGAATGCAAGTTTAATTCAAGTGACTGTGGCTATTGGTGCGATTTTACTTGGTCCAAAATGTGGAGCAGGACTTGGATTTACATTTGGGCTAGTCAGTATTTGGAAGAATACTTTTATGCCAAATCCAACATCATTTTGCTTTTCTCCGTTTGTCAGCACTGGAGGATTTCACGGGGATATTAGAAGTTTAGTCATCAGTTTAATTCCAAGAATTGGCATTGGGCTTGGAGCTTGGTATGTTTACCATTTCTTTAGCAAAAGAGGTAAACAAAAAATAGGATTGCTTGTCGGTGGAGCTATTGCTTCATTGATCAATACAATTTTAGTTATGGGCTTTATTTATTTATTTTTTGGTCGCCAATATGCCCATGCAACGAATCGGGCGATGAAAGGAATGATTGTCTTTATCATGGGTGTGATTGGCACCCAGGGAGTACTTGAGGCCGTTGTCACCGCAGTCATTACTTTTGGCGTAGTGACATCCCTGTTAAAAGCACGGAATCATCAATAA
- the rnpA gene encoding ribonuclease P protein component: protein MKRFPSIHSNKDFQIVYHRGKSAGNRTLVMYIFPNQTEKNRLGISVSKKVGNSIVRHRISRQLREIFRLNSEKVLQGYEIVTIVKVAAADADYHKLEAAYLHLCKIQGILK, encoded by the coding sequence ATGAAAAGATTTCCTTCTATACATTCCAATAAAGATTTTCAAATAGTTTATCACAGGGGGAAATCTGCAGGGAATCGAACACTTGTCATGTATATTTTTCCAAATCAAACTGAAAAAAATCGGCTGGGAATATCGGTATCGAAGAAGGTGGGCAATAGCATTGTGCGTCACCGAATATCGAGGCAACTTCGGGAGATTTTTCGCTTGAATAGTGAAAAAGTTTTGCAAGGATACGAAATTGTGACAATTGTCAAGGTTGCAGCAGCAGATGCAGATTATCACAAATTGGAAGCGGCATATTTACATTTGTGTAAAATACAGGGGATTTTAAAATGA
- a CDS encoding RNA-binding S4 domain-containing protein yields MTEIKIKDDYIKLEQALKLTGEFSMGSDAKYAIRDGLVKVNAQVEYQRGKKLRAGDVFTFENHDYCIVGA; encoded by the coding sequence ATGACAGAAATTAAAATCAAAGATGACTATATCAAGTTAGAGCAGGCTCTAAAGCTGACTGGAGAATTTTCTATGGGCTCAGATGCCAAATATGCTATACGGGATGGACTAGTTAAGGTCAATGCACAAGTGGAATATCAGCGCGGAAAAAAATTGAGAGCTGGTGATGTTTTTACATTCGAAAATCATGATTATTGTATCGTTGGAGCTTAA